CGGGACCTGGTGCTCAGCCTGCGCAGCCCGGACAACAGCGCGGTGTTCACGCCGCTCGTCACCCACCGCAAGGGCGGGGACGGCCCGGGCACCTTCGCGCTCACGGTGGTGCCGGACCTGCTGGGCATGGCCTCCGCGCCGCCGAAGCAGGAGGTCGTGTTCGCCGTGGACGTCTCCGGCTCCATGGACGGCGAGAGCCTGCCCCAGGCGCAGGCCGCGCTGCGGCTGTGCCTGCGTCATCTGCGCGAAGGCGACCGGTTCAACATCATCGCGTTCGAGAGCGGTTTCACCACGTTCCAGCCCCAGCCCGTTCCCTTCTCCCAGCGCACGCTGGAGCAGGCGGACCAGTGGGTGGCCGCGCTTCGTCCCCTGGGTGGCACGGAGCTGCTCGCCCCCATGAAGGCCGCGGTGCAGGCCGTCCCCGACGGCGTGGTGGTGCTGCTCACGGACGGACAGGTCGGCAACGAGAGCGAAATCCTGCAAGCCGTGCTCGCGGACCGGAAGTCGGCGCGCGTGTACTCGTTTGGCATCGGCACCAACGTCAGTGACGTGCTGCTGCGGGACATGGCAAAGCAGACTGGCGGCGCGGTGGAGTTCATCCACCCGGGCGAGCGCATCGACGACAAGGTGGTGGCGCAGTTCTCCCGCGCGCTCGCACCTCGCGTCTCCGAGCTGGAGGTCCGCTTCGACGGCGTGGAGTGCTCGGAGCTGGCCCCCGCCGAGCTGCCGCCCCTCATCGATGGTGTGCCCTGGACGCTGCTCGGCCGCTATGCCGCGCCAGGGACGGGCACGGTGACGCTGCGTGGGCGCTCGGGACGGGAGCCGTTCTCGCTCACCGTTCGCGTGGACCTGCCCTCCGTGTCGGACCGGCCCGCGGTGGAGAAGTTGTGGGCCGCCGAGCGCATCCGGAGCTGGGAGTCCGCGCAGCTCACCGGACGCCGCGCGGAGTCCATGAAACAGCGCATCATCGACCTCGCCGTCGCGCACCAGATTGTCACCCAGTACACGTCGTTCGTCGTCGTGGAGGAGCGCACGGGTGAGCGGCGGACGTCGGAGCAGGCCGAGACGCGCGTCGTCCCGGTGAACGCGCCCGCCGGCTGGGCGATGTTCGGGGCGCAGAAGGCCGAGGACATGCGCAACGCCTCCGTCGGGGGTAGCAGCCAGGGGATGCCGGCCCCGGGTGCGGCCTCCGCCGGTCCGCAGAGGCCCGCCATCCGGATGCGGCGCACCGCCGCGGCCCCTGGTGCCGCCGCTCCGCCCCCGCCTCCTGCTCCGGCGTATCGCAGCGCTCCTGCACCCAAGGAGTTCGAGGCCGTCGAGCGCGACCGGCTTGAAATGCGGGAGCAGAGCAAGTCCTCCAAGAAGAAGGGCGGGTTCCTCTCCGGCATCTTCAACGGGGCCTCTGCTCCGGAGCCCATGCCGGCCGATGGGTTCGCGGAAGAAGAGAGCGTCATGAGTCATGGGGCCGTCCCCGCCGCGGACGCGCTCGATCATGACGACGCGATCCTCGAGGGGGCGCCCTCCGTCGCCAGCGAGAGCCACGCGAGCGCGGAGGACCTGCTCAGGCGGCAGCTCGCCAATGGCCTCTGGGACGGCAGCGGCGCGGGTTCGGAGCCCGTGCGTCAGGCCCGCGCCACCGCGCTCGCCCTGCTGACGCTGCTGCGCGAGGGCATCACCAGCAATCACCCGCTGCACGGGGCGCAGGTGAAGAAGGCGGTCGAGGCGTTGCTGGCCCTGGCCTCCAACCTCGGCGGCGACGCGGAGGTGGCGGAGCTCGCGCTGGGCGTGGCCTGGCTCGCCTCGGCGGGCCCGCGCACCCGGGGCCGCATCGAGCAGGCCGCGCAGCCGCTGGCCGGCCTCAGTGGAAGGCTGGGCAATGAGGTCGCCCTGCGCGAGCACGTGGACACGTTGGCCGCGCGCTGACGAGAGGCACGGTGGGGCCGGCGCACCTGACGCGGTGTGCGCCGGCCCTACTCAAGTACCTGGAGACGCTCGCCGCGCGCTGCTGTGAGATCCTGCGGGGCCTGCGCACTCGATTCGGTGTGCGCTGGCCCGTGAGAGCGCGTGGACATGTTGGCCGTGCGCTGGGACTCGGCCTGACAACGACAGCGCCTCTGTTTGTGCTCGCTCCGCGTCGAGGATGCACGTGTCACGATGCAGGCAGCACCGCGTGACACAATGGCACTCCGCCGAGGTGGAACAAGGCAGCTCGTATCAGCGCTTCGGGCTGCCTTGGAGGTGTATGCAGCGCCGTGACGCTCCTCCCCTGGTGTGTGACTTGCAGTGCGGTGCATGACGTGAGCGCCACTGCGGGCTTCGCCAGAAGCGCCGCTGGAGCATGAAACGGGGGATGCCCATGATTGAGATGAAGCATTCGCGCACCATCACGAGGCCGCGATGGTGAGTCTGTGGGACATGCTGTGCATGATGATCGTGGCCAGTTCGCTCGGAGGGGCCACCTCGAGCGCCCAGCTCGCTGGGGGCGGCGTCGTCAGGTACGGGATTGGCGCGCTCCTGGGCGTTGGCCTGGGGCTCCTGTCCATGGCCGCCATGCGGAAGGCAGGTCACCTTGTCTTTCAATCCCTCCCGCCCGGCGATGCCTCGACGAAGACTCCGGCCCGGCTGACCCTGATCTACGTGGCGGCGGCGGTGTGGCTCATGGGCCCCAGTCCGGTGCTCAGCCTGTGGCTCACGGGATACGTCCTTCGGACCGTCCTTCCCTGAATCACTGGGTCTGTGCGCGCGTCAACGCTGACGCACCGCGCGACGGGCTCCAGCATGGACACGCCATCCGGCTGACACATGTCGCCGCCGTGGTTCGCGTACAGTGCGGTGCGCCATGACGCTCGCCACACTCCTGCTGCTTGCCACGATATCGGCCCAGTCGATGGAGGCCCCACCGCCCTCCGAGACCGTCACCGCGCCACCGTTGATGTCCTCGGCCGACGCGTGCGCGCCCGACGTCGAAGCCGAGTACCAGTCGGGCTTCGATGCGCTCGTGAGCGGCAATGACACGAAGGCGCTGAGGCTGTTCGAGCAGGTGCTCGCCCGCTGTCCTCAGCACCCCTACGCCGGTGAATTCGCCCGACTCACCCAGGCCCGGCTCCAGCCCGGTGGACGGCTGGCCACGGCCGCCGCGAGCACCGTGGGCAAGGAGCCCCACTCCAGCGCCGCGCGGGCCTCACTGGTCGTGGTGCAGACGCTGCACGGCGCCGCGCAAGGCGTCCTCCTGTGCGCCATTGGTGACTGCAGCGGGCAGGGCTACGCCGCGGTGTCACTGCTGGGCGCGGGCGCGGGCGCCGCGAGCACCCTGCTGCTCACGCGAGGCGGCATCACCGATGGACAGGCCGCCGTCATCAACTCCGGCACGGTGTGGGGCTTCTGGTTCGGCGTCGCGTCGTTGCTCGCATTCGACCTGAACGACAATGACGCGCTGGGCGCCGCCATCCTCGGGGGTGCGGGCTTCACCGGCGTGGGCGTCCTGCTGGCGCACTTCGTGAGCCCCACGTCGGGTCAGGTGTCACTGGCCAACTCCGGTGGACTCTGGGCGGGCGTGGTCACGGCGCTCTTCCTGGGGACTTCGGACAACAACGACACACGGGCCTTCTTCGGCGTCGAATTGGGCGCCACCGCCGCCGGCATCCTGTCCATGGCCATCCTGTCGAAGTACGTGGAGGTATCCCGAGGCCGCATGCTCATCATCGACGCGGGCGGCATCCTCGGCGGGCTGGTGGGCGCGAGCGCCGTCTACCTCACCGCGGGCAATGACGCGGGGGACGCCATCCTCATCGGCAGCGGCATCGGCGTACTCGGCGGGCTCGCGCTCACCACGTATCTCACGCGGAACTTCGACCTGCCGGATGCGCCGCAGGTGACGCTGGCGCCACTCACCACACCGCACGGTGGCAAGGGATTGTCGCTGGCCGGCAGATTCTGACGGGCTCAGCGCCGGCGCAGGCCGTAGAGGGACATCAGGAGCTTCTCGAAGGTGCGCGAGGGCAGCACCGCCTTCGCCACCACCGCCGCCCGCTGCGCCAGGTTCGCCACCGGGTAGCGCACACGTGGCGCTTCACGCTCCATCACCGCCAGCACCTTCTTCGCCACGTCCTCTGCGACCAGGCCGTCCCGTTCGCCAGACTCGATGGCCTCGAGCGCCGCTTCGAAGCGCTCTTGGTACGCGGAGCCCGCGCCCG
This genomic window from Myxococcus hansupus contains:
- a CDS encoding VIT domain-containing protein is translated as MTHEQAGLYTKHGAQVPLQGVEVTGELLGGHARVRVRQRYRNDEKRPVEAVYVFPLPSDGTLSAFSMTCAGRRVEGVVKEREEAFRTYDNAITDGHGAALLDEERRNVFTAQVGNLLPGEETVVEVEFLQAVTAEEGSVRWMLPTLVAPRYIPGKPTGDRTAHGREEPTSQVPDADRITPPVGAVSYGLRMDLLVDLGREVVVESPSHAITVTREEGSRVRVGFSRGEVSLDRDLVLSLRSPDNSAVFTPLVTHRKGGDGPGTFALTVVPDLLGMASAPPKQEVVFAVDVSGSMDGESLPQAQAALRLCLRHLREGDRFNIIAFESGFTTFQPQPVPFSQRTLEQADQWVAALRPLGGTELLAPMKAAVQAVPDGVVVLLTDGQVGNESEILQAVLADRKSARVYSFGIGTNVSDVLLRDMAKQTGGAVEFIHPGERIDDKVVAQFSRALAPRVSELEVRFDGVECSELAPAELPPLIDGVPWTLLGRYAAPGTGTVTLRGRSGREPFSLTVRVDLPSVSDRPAVEKLWAAERIRSWESAQLTGRRAESMKQRIIDLAVAHQIVTQYTSFVVVEERTGERRTSEQAETRVVPVNAPAGWAMFGAQKAEDMRNASVGGSSQGMPAPGAASAGPQRPAIRMRRTAAAPGAAAPPPPPAPAYRSAPAPKEFEAVERDRLEMREQSKSSKKKGGFLSGIFNGASAPEPMPADGFAEEESVMSHGAVPAADALDHDDAILEGAPSVASESHASAEDLLRRQLANGLWDGSGAGSEPVRQARATALALLTLLREGITSNHPLHGAQVKKAVEALLALASNLGGDAEVAELALGVAWLASAGPRTRGRIEQAAQPLAGLSGRLGNEVALREHVDTLAAR